The following are from one region of the Falco biarmicus isolate bFalBia1 chromosome 1, bFalBia1.pri, whole genome shotgun sequence genome:
- the CORO1C gene encoding coronin-1C isoform X2, whose amino-acid sequence MEASTWQYDGYLQDDTSKTRGRDCATSRGASAGTCEDYTLLQLGREGLGHKLERGDLPNPGSDTQAPARRSEMSSSRQRGQQGLAGDPCLDEHPVWKGCRRGAEGDAPPKVYEMEVGHRQAGTGRMVKPVVYRLEESEYRRLIEEAEAEPEEEWEVTEHKVPVMQEGYPGDGKAASPSLNRLNTFQGVLRRQISRSDSESSAESRQVNKLTLNSPSERNKPSVPIRSDSFERNAMLMDYILQSKQEATTSVSYVPRESSKAAESFRQALSFAPQPDSTPDLCQNGQTGEEDPARKPKPDKQVAKSLERMVSAVANYASVARDTEKLSRQSSSQLLESSELLGGEVDAGLLDSHGQQKTPPAPPVRSHSKESLALSMSKAVAMTEALLEPHSDAVKPAKEQWAAAGAEQLTGGRTAGGGGSEERERKGRKSQEDEKVLKVADAKKTFEKVKAAEGKAATPPPSAARKAPLVQLDPRQQGEKQNKEAKGFRMG is encoded by the exons ATGGAAGCCTCCACCTGGCAGTACGATGGATATTTACAGGATGACACAAGTAAGACGAGGGGGAGAGACTGTGCTACTTCCCGGGGAGCCTCTGCAGGGACGTGTGAGGATTATACTCTGCTGCAACTCGGCCGGGAGGGCCTGGGGCACAAGCTGGAGAGGGGGGACCTTCCCAACCCGGGGAGCGACACGCAAGCCCCTGCCAGGAGGTCAGagatgagcagcagcaggcagagagggcagcaggggctggcaggggacccgtgcttGGATGAGCACCCCGTGTGGAAAGGGTGCAGGAGAGGGGCGGAGGGAGACGCCCCGCCGAAGGTGTATGAGATGGAGGTTGGGCACAGGCAAGCGGGCACGGGCAGGATGGTGAAACCAGTGGTGTACAGACTGGAGGAGAGTGAGTACAGGCGCCTGATCgaagaggcagaagcagaacCTGAGGAGGAATGGGAAGTGACAGAGCACAAGGTACCTGTGATGCAGGAGGGCTACCCAGGGGATGGGAAGGCAGCAAGTCCAAGCCTAAACAGACTCAACACTTTCCAAGGAGTCCTGAGGAGGCAGATAAGCCGCTCGGACTCTGAAAGCAGCGCAGAGAGCAGGCAAGTGAATAAACTGACCCTGAACTCCCCCTCGGAGAGAAACAAACCGAGTGTCCCCATCAGGTCAGATAGCTTCGAGCGAAACGCCATGCTCATGGAttacattttgcaaagcaaacaggAGGCAACAACATCTGTTTCCTACGTCcccagagaaagcagcaaggcagctgAAAGCTTCAGGCAGGCGCTGAGCTTCGCCCCCCAGCCTGACAGCACTCCGGACCTTTGCCAGAACGGCCAGACTGGTGAGGAGGATCCGGCCAGGAAGCCCAAGCCAGACAAGCAGGTAGCAAAGAGCCTCGAGAGAATGGTCTCTGCAGTTGCAAATTATGCTTCGGTGGCTAGAGACACGGAAAAGCTTTCgagacagagcagcagccagctccttGAGAGCAGCGAACTGCTTGGAGGTGAAGTAGATGCAGGGCTACTCGACTCACACGGccagcaaaaaaccccaccggCCCCTCCGGTCAGGTCCCACAGCAAAGAGAGCCTGGCTCTGAGTATGAGCAAGGCTGTGGCAATGACAGAGGCGCTGCTGGAGCCCCACAGCGATGCAGTGAAGCCTGCCAAGGAGCAGTGGGCAGCTGCAGGCGCGGAGCAGCTAACTGGAGGCAGGactgcaggaggagggggctcggAGGAGCGGGAGCGGAAGGGGAGGAAGAGTCAGGAGGATGAGAAAGTGCTTAAAGTTGCCGACGCAAAGAAAACCTTCGAAAAGGTCAAGGCGGCGGAGGGAAAGGCAGCGACGCCACCGCCCAGCGCTGCCAGAAAAG CGCCTTTGGTCCAACTTGATCCTAGacagcagggagagaaacagaacaaggagGCGAAAGGATTCAGAATGGGTTGA